GTTATCTGATGGCGTTGGCCACACAAACCTGGCGTTTGGGGCAGCGAGAAAAGGGCAAAGTCATGTTCGAAAAACTGCTCATCCACAACAAAGCAGTATTTGGAGAAACACATCCTCGCGTTGCCAAAAGCATGCAACTTCTTGCCTTGGCCACCAGCGACGTATTGGAAAAACAGGCGCTACTGGAATCTTCGCTACAGATTAGGCAAGAAATTTTGCCGGCGAATGACATTGAAATTGCGGACGGCCTGAATGCCCTGGCTACGTTCCATTTATTGACCTCCAATTATAGCCTTGCAGAGGAGAATTATCGCGCCTCGCTGGATATCCTTGAGCAAATCCTCGACAAAAACCACCCCAACATCCTGGCCGTCATGGGCAATCTGGCTTCAAGCCTGAATCAAATGGGTGATACCCCGCAAGCAATAACCATTCAAAAAGATGTGATCAGCAGGCTGCGGACGGTAAAACGCGACTCATCCGTACAAACAGCCAACGCCTGGAATAACCTGGCCGTGTATTACATTCACGAAGGCAAATTTGCAGATGCAAGGGACGCGCTACAATATGCCAACGGCTTGCAGACAGTTTTGCTGGGCCCCAAACATCATCGCGTATTATCTACAGCGCGCAACCTCGGCGTTGTATTATCCAAAATGGGCAATCACGAAGCTGCCAAAGCAATATTTCAAAATATCAACCGGCAAATAACAACCAGGAATGATCAGTTAAACATCGAGACAGGCTATTACTTTGGACAGTACGCTAACATTCTGCGAGAAGCTGATGCATCACGGAGAGAAATCGAAGACTACCTGCAAAGGGCCCTCGCGGCTGCCGAACAAACACGCAATAACGATCCCGAAGCCAAGCATACAAAGATAGCAGATATCTACCTCTGGCAAGCGATGTATTTGCTGGAAAATCAGGCGTACGCAGCGGCTGCACCTTACACGGAAGACGCGCTTGCCATGCGCCTGGCGCTTCTACCAAAATCCCATCCCCATATTGCCATCGCGCAGAGCCTGGATGGTATAACGCGATACCATCTCGATCAGAAAAAAGAAGCTGTTGCACTGCTTGAGGCCGGCAACAATGCGTTCCAGGCCCACTCACTTGTTGAACAACAATGGAAAGACGAGGCAAGCGCTATTTTAGCTGACAACTTGTGATGGGGAGTGTGTTCTCGTGCTTCCGAGGATTATTGCACAGTCTTCCTCAACGTCATGCAGGATTTAATCCGGTACCCAGGGTGCGTTGGCACTGCCAGGAAACAAGTAATCCAATGTGATATGCTCGCCTAGATCCCTCGGCCACGCTCGGGATGACATGGATACAGTATTACTCCATTCCTCATACATTCGGCACTCGAAATTCGACATTCGGCACGCAAAGACCGCTCACTTACCCGTCATGCCCAACTTGATTGGGCATCCACCCGGCTAGCAGATGCTATCACAAACAAATCCAACACCTCTAGCCATGCCTGTGGATCCCCAGTCAAGCTGGGGATGACGTGAATGATGGGTTGTGCCATCCCGACAGAGATCCCTCGGCTACGATCGAGGTGACATGGACGAAGGATAACGCCATTCCTCATACATTCGGCACTCGAAATTCGGTATTCGAAAATCCTCCCTGGCAACTTTTGAGGGATTACTGTATGCTGTAGCATGTACAACACAAATGGGCTTTGACGCATACTTGCCATGTTGCAACTGCTGTCTATCTTTTTCTTTATTCCCCTCGGGCTCAACGGCTATGCAACCGATCTTCTGATCGGTCATAGTGCGTATACGCAGCTTGTTGTACAAACTACGCTCGTAGAAAACGCATCCTTGGAGCAAAAGTCGGCCCTTGCGCTGCTTAGCGAAGATACAGGACTGCCAACGTATTTCACGGTCGAGCTACCGCATCCAGCAACACTTGCGTCCGCGCCTCCGTGCGCAACAACCTCACTGTTGCCCGTTTTTTCACCAGGGTTCACATTTCATCTACAAAGCCGACCTCCACCCACCCTTTGAGCCGGCGCCTCTCTTTTTCTTTGACACTAACATCATCCTTGGTTAGCCCTAGAGCATTATGCGCTGAAGCATAATGTATAGCCGGTACCCTTCTCAGTCGCTCATTTTCCCCATTTTTCCCAATATTCGAGATGAACAATACATCCAGTTTCCTGGGCTTTGGGTCCGCAGTTCTGGGCAGCATTTTGCTACTTGCCTTTACCTTCTGCTTTATTGCCCTAATAGCCAATAATCCGCAGATGCCGGCAGCATGGACCACTTTACCCGACTACCTTGCGTACACCCAACAAACCGATCAGGCCCTCAAGTACATCGCACAATGTTGCATGCTACTTTTCTGCCCACTGTTTGTCATCATGGCGTTCAGTCTACATGAAATAACACCACCGGCTAAACAATACTGGGCGCGCCTTGGTAGCGCGTTTGCTATTGGTTTTTGTGTACTTACCACAACCATGTACTTTGTGCAACTAACAACCGTACGACTTGGTGCAAAAGGGATTTACACATCGGGGATCGAACAATTTATTCAGTTTTATCCGTATGCCGGCATCTTATCGATAGGCATGCTTGGCATGACGCTTTTTCTGGGCCTGGCATCGCTATGCATGGCGCCGCTTTTCCGGGGAAACCGGCTGCAGGTGTGTATTCGCATCTTCCTGCTGATCAACGGTTTCAGTTGCCTGTCTGGAGGTTTAGCGTATGCATTCGATAATGTGTGGGTGATCAACTTGACCATGAATCTAGGCATGGGTGGTAGCCTGTTGATCCTGACCAGCCTGCTTGCGGTTTACTTCTCCAGACAACTGCGACATCTGTAAGCCCGACAATAAAAAACCCCGTCCCGGCGTAAGCCAGGACGGGGTTTTTAAATCGGTTATGGTCTGTTTACTTCATCAGAACCATCTGCTTGACAGACTCGAAAGAGCCGGCGCGCAGGCGGTAGATGTACACACCACTTGCAACCATGGAGCCAGAATCGCTGCGTGCGTTCCACACGGCTTCGTAGCGACCTGCATCCAGGCTACCATTGATCAGCGTCGCTACCCGGCGACCCATCATGTCGTAGACTTCCAGTCTCACATCCGTTGCTTCTGGAATATCGAAAGCAATGTTTGTGGTTGGATTGAATGGGTTCGGATAGTTGGACTTGAGTGCAAACTCAGTTGGCAGATCAACAACGTTGTCGATTGACAGCATGTCCTGACCGAATTTAGCAGCTGTTGCAGCACCACCACGTGGGCTTTCTGCAGGACCCTGTCCTGACGGTACAAAGCTGCCATCCTGCGTGAGGAGGATTTTGTCGATCATGGTGCCGTCTTCGCGCATCCAGATGTCGATCGTGTTGGTGCCGGCTGACGTGATACCAAGCGACTGTACGGCGCCTTTGGTATTGACGTTGGTCCATACCCAGGAGCCAACGGTCAGCGTCTCCATCTTAGAAGCAGATGGGTTGCCAGCAAGACCAACGTGGACAGAGTTGTCATCCGTTGTAGCAGCAAACATGCGCACCCAGACGACATACGAACCGGTGTTCGTGATGTCTACTTCGTACGTCATGTGCGGGCTACCAGATACGCCGTTCTTCTTGATCAGCGTGCCCGTGTTCGGATCAGCAACCATTGCACCAGCGCCACTGAAGTCAGCCTCGCTTGTGCTTGAGATCCACATGTGACCACCGTTGTCGGTGTTGGTATCGAAGTTTTCGACTTCCATCACAACCAGACCATTCTCTTCGATGAACGGACCTGTTGCATTTGGATCTGCAACCAGTACGTCATGAGCCACCGTGTTGGTGTTCGCGAGGTCATCCGTTACCGTCAATGAGACATTGTAGGTACCGTATGCAGCGTACACATGCACAGGGTTCTGATCGGTAGATGAGTTGCCATCACCGAAGTCCCATGCCCACGATACGATCGTGCCGTCATCCGTGCTTTCGTCTGTGAAGGTTACGGTCAGGTCAGCGGCTACTTCAGAGAAGGCAGCGACAGGAGCGCCGGCTGGATTCTCTGTAGCTTCACCAGTCAACTGAACGATCTGCGTACCGTTTGAACCAGTGTGCTCGATGTTCACCTGTCCCGTTCTGATTGATGGCGCGCTCGTGATTGCTTCGATGATCTCGATAGCGGCCACGATTGAAGGCTTGCCATTGGCGAGCGGGAAGCTGAGGTCGATGCTGGCATCCGCTGGCGTAACATTGAAGGAACGCATCGTTCCTACGTTACAGGCGTTGCCGGCCTCGGCGTACACATCGAAACCACTCAGCTCGGTTACCCCTTCGATTTCAACATCGAACGTACGGCTACCCACAGCACAGCGAGACAGCTCTACGAAGTACAGGTTGACTTCATAGGTGGTACCGGCTGTGACCGGGAATGCCCATTCCATGTAGGGTTCTGGCTGGTTGGCATCTTTACGCTTGCTTTCAAAAATGTCAAGCGGTGTACCTGCAGGAACCGTTGCGTCTGCCGTAGCTGTGACTGGCTCAGATTCCGTGTTGCAGCATCCAGGTACAATGTACACGGATGGAGAAGCCTGAGAGTCTTTCTCCCAATCATCTACATTGCCACCACCAGCGTTGACGCGGTACAGTACGTCGCCAGGGGCCAGAATTTCTGGTCCTGTTACCGGTGCCGGTGTGAAGGTTACATCAAACGAACCTACGCTACTTGCAGCGACCGTTACCGGCGCTGTGAGATCGTGGCTAAAGTCGCTTGCGTCCGTGCCTGTGATCGAAACAGCCGTCACATCGATGTCTTCCGCGCTGTTGTTTGTCAGCGTGATTGTCATCGGTGCAGAAGCAGAACCTTCGTTTACCTGACCGAAGTCGATATCTGTAGGCGTAGCGATCAGTGTTGCGCCGCTTGCAGCCGTAGCTTCACCAGCGAGGTCAACGTTGAGTACTGGGTTTAGGCCTGTGTTGTTGATCACAAGCTGGCCTTCGCGCATGCTCGTGCTAACACCTGAAGAACCAACAATCTCGATCGCTGCCAGGGCAGACGGCTTACCGTTTTCAAGCGGGAAGTTGATGTCGAGGTTGGCGTCCAGCGGCGTTACGATGAACGAGCGCATGATGCCCACGTTACAAGCGCTGCCGGCTTCAGTGAAGATGTCGAGATCTTCGAGTACTGTGGTGCCTTCAACTTCGATGTCGAATACGCGGTTGCCAACAGAGCAACGCGACATTTCAACAAAGAACAGGCGGATTTCAATTTCTTCACCTGCAGTTACAGGGAAGTCCCACTCCATGTATGGCTCAGGCTGATCAGCATCAAGGCGCATGGCCGTGAAGAGGTCAACCGGTGTACCTGCTGGTACAGAGGCATCCAGGGTTGGCGTTGGTGAATCCGTTTCGATGTTGGAGGATCCTGCGAGCAGGTAAGCAGATGGCGTTGTCGCCGAATCTTCTTCCCAGTCGTCAACCAGTGAACCACCAGCATTTACACGGAAGAGTACGCCTTCAGGTAACAACATCTCTGGTCCGGCAGAAGCTGTCGGTGAGAAGGTTACGTCGAAGGTGCTCGTTGAGCCACCAGCGATGGTAACAGGTGCAATGAAGTCGTGGCTGAAGTCGCCAGCGTCTGTACCTGTTACATCGATTGAGCTTACATCAACAGAGGCAACACCCGTGTTGGTCAGCGTCACGGTTGAAGGTGCTGAAGAAGAACCTTCACCCACCTGGCCGAAGTCGATGCTTACAGGATCGACGGTAAGGACTGACACCCCACCACCTGTAGTCACTGATTCACCGCTCAGGTCAACATTAACCGTTGGGTTTTCACCATCGTGTTCGATCATCAACTGCGCAGCGCGCGGATCTGTTGTCGTGCCGTCAGATCCGAGGATCTCGATACCAGCAAGCACAGAAGGTTTGCCGTTTTCCAGCGGGAAGTTGATGTCCAGGTTAGCATCGGTAGCTGTGATCGTGTACTCACGCATGATACCAACGTTACAGGCGTTGCCAGCTTCAGCAAATACGTCGAAGTTATCCTGAACAAGCGTGCCTTCGATTTCTACATCGAATACGCGGTTGCCAGCAGAACAGCGAGACATTTCCACGAAGAACAGGCGTACCTGGTATTCTTCACCTACAGCAACCGGGAAGTCCCACTCCATGAATGGCTCGGGCTGGTTAGCATCGAGGCGCATCGTTGTGAAGAGATCGGTTGGCGTGCCAGCTGGTACAGAAGCATCCAGCGTTGGCGTTGGTGAATCGGTTTCGATGTTGGTAGAGCCAGCAAGCAGGTACGTAGATGGTACTGCGTCCGTATCTTCTTCCCAGTCATCAACCAGTGAACCACCAGCGTTGACACGGTAGAGTACACCTTCAGGAAGCATCATCGCTGGTGCTGCCGTTGCCATTGGCGAGAAGGTTACGTCGAACGTGCTCTGGCCACCAGCAGCAATAGTCAGCGGACCACCTGCAAACGTGTGGCTAAAGTCGCCGGCATCGGTACCTGTGATTGTTACAGCCGTAACATCAAGATCTGCTGAACCAACGTTGTTCAATGTCATCGTCTGCGGTGCAGAGCTGGATCCTTCATTGATCTGGCCAAAGTCAACGCTGGCTGGATCAACTGTAAGGACACCACCTGCGATACCACTCTCAACGATGAGATGGCGCTGGTTCATTCCCAGGCCTGTCTCAACCTGAACGATACCAGATGGCCAGGTGATGGTAAGGCTTGTAATAGATGTTGCAGAACCGATACCGAAGTGCGCGCCGAGATCGTCACCGCCACCAAGGCTTGAACCACTACGGGTTTCGTAGTACTGCGTAACACCGTCAGAAGTCAACAACTCAAGGCGAGAACCGATACCATCGCGGTTACTGGATACCCCTTCGAGGTCGAAAGCAATCCAGTTGTTCAGGCCGTTGTCGTTGTTTTCGTAGAGTTTGGTGTCGCCGGCATAGTTCACGATGAACATGTCGAGGTCACCATCCTGATCGTAGTCAGAATAAACACTGGTACGTGTCCGTGTTGGATCATTGAGTCCACCACTAGAAGCAGAGACATCCGTGAAGGTTGCGTCTCCGTCGTTATTCCAGAGTACAGATTCTACAACTTCGGTGTCTGAGTTCATCGCGCCGGCTGCAAGGTAGAGATCCTGGAAGCCGTCGTTGTCATAGTCGAAGAAGTTTGCACCCCATGACCAGTTCAATGAAGAAACACCTGCAATGTCCGTAGCATCGGTGAAGGTGCCACCGTCGTTGCGAAGCAGCACTGTGCCGGCGCGTCCCATCTGACCAACAGGAATTGTACCGTCGTTTCCGTTGTCAGAGATGAACAGGTCAAAGTCGCCGTCGCGGTCGTAGTCACCTACTGCGAGCCCCATACCATTCTGGCACCAGTCAGCATTGATCGTTCCAGCTACTTCGGTGAAGGTCCAATCCGTTACACCGTCTGTTCCGCCATCATTGCGGTAGACTTGCTGTGGTGACGTGCCATCAAATGGGCAGTCATGTACAACAAAGACATCAAGGTCGCCATCAGCATCGTAGTCAGTCCATCCACCAATGAAGCCCATGCCTTCACGCGTTGTACCCATCAACATGTCAGATACATCGGTGAACGTGCCATCTCCATCGTTGTGGTAGATGTAGTCCTGTGCTTTGATTTGCTCAGTGGCACCCGTTGCTGTGTTGGCAGCAATGTTCATGTGGTTTGCAACGTAGAGGTCAACAAAACCGTCCTGGTTGTAGTCGCCCCATGATGCTGTTGTACCGCGGCGTTCTTCAGAAGACTCAAGGCCAGAACCAGACGTGATGTCTGTGAACGTACCGTCACCGTTATTCCGGTAGAGTACGTCATTGTCGCCATTGGCAAGGAAGAGGTCCTTGTCGCCGTCGTTGTCAAAGTCAGCAACAGCTACGCCGGCACCGTCATTGGTTGCATCCTGTACACCAGCTGCAGCAGCCACATCCGTGAACGAGCCGCCGTTGTTCTGGTAGAGGAAGTTAGCACCGGTACGCATGGTAACGTAGAGGTCCTGGTCGCCATCGTTGTCGTAATCGAACCAGGCTGCACCCGTACCCATGCCCATGTCGGCAACAGCACCACCATCGTGCGCCAGATTAACGCCAGCAGCAGCAGTTACATCAGAGAACAGTGCCGCAGGCGGCGCTACATCTTCAATAACCAGGTGACGCTGGTTGATACCCAGACCAGTTTCAACTTGTGTGATGCCTGAAGGCCATTTGATGGTTACGCTTGTAACTGATCCGTTCAGACCCAGGCCAAAGTACGCTGCCTGGTCATCGCCGGCACCAAGGCTGGAGCCGCTGCGGATTTCATAGTGCTGCGTTACACCGTCTGGTGTTTCAACTTCAACACGCGCACCAATACCATCACGGTTACTGGCAACACCTTGCAGGTCGATAGCCATCCAGTTGTTGGATGTGCTCAGGTTGTTACGGAAGAGTTTAGACTGCTGTCCGTAGTTCACAACAAACATGTCGATGTCGCCGTCATCATCGTAGTCAGCAAATGCAGACGTACGCGTGTTCAACGGATCGTCCATACCACTGGCAAGTGATACGTCGGTAAACGTACCGTCACCATCATTCTGCCAGAGCGCGTTTTCCAGCGCAACAGCAGGATCCATAGCACCAGCAACCATATAGAGGTCCTGGAACATGTCGTTGTCGTAGTCAAAGAAGTTGGCACCCCAAGAGAACTTGTTGTTGTCAACATCTGCAACATCCGTAGTCTCGATGAATCCACCTGCGCCGTCACCCTGCAACAGTACAGCACCCACGCGCTTCGGAGAAGCAGGGTATTCTGTAGTAGTTGCACCGTTGTCCGTGAAGAACAGGTCCATGTTGCCATCGCGGTTGTAATCACCAACTGCGAGACCCATACCGTTCTGGCACCAGTCAGCACCAGCGGTTTCAGCAACCTGCGTCATCGTCCAATCTGTAACAGGGTCCGTACCGCCATCGTTGCGGTAGAGACGCATTGGGCCAGAGTTGGCGCCAAATGGACAGTCACGAACCGTGAAGATATCGAGGTCGCCATCGTTGTCGTAATCGGTCCAGCCGGCGATGAAGCCGCGACCTATGCGATCCAAACCAAGCAACTCGTCAGATACATCGGTGAATGTACCGTCACCATTGTTGTGGAATACGTAGTCCTGCTCGGAGTCACCCGTGAAGGTAGCTGCCGGCGCCGGCATGTGGTGTGCTACGTAGAGGTCAAGCAGACCGTCCTGGTCGTAGTCACCCCATGAAGCAGAAGTACCACGACGATCTTCGGTAATTTCAAGACCGGATCCCGTGGTGATATCTGTGAACGTGCCATTACAGTTGTTCTCGTAGAGGACATCTGAATGGGTGTTAGCGAGATAGATATCTACACAACCATCATTGTTGTAGTCAGCAACTGCAACACCTGCGCCCGTACCGGAAGCGTCTTCAACACCAGCTGAAGTCGCTACATCGGTGAAGGAGCCGGCATTGTTCTGGAAGAGCCAGTTGCTGCCTTCGCGGTTAGTCATGTAAAGGTCAAGGTCGCCATCGTTGTCATAGTCAAACCAGGCGCTACCCGTACCAATTGGCATGTCGCCATCAGTAGCACCGCCATGTGTTACTTCTGCACCCAATACAGAAGCCATGTTGGTGAAGAGGAAATCAGTGGTGCCTGCGGCTTCCACGATGTTCATGCGCTGGTTTACGCCAACGTTGTTCAGCGTCTGAACCGTACCTGAAGGCCAGGTAACAGTGATGCTTGCGATTTCTTCGTCTGATCCTACGCCAAAGTAGGCACCGGTGTCGTCACCGCCACCCAGGCTTGAACCACTGCGGGTTTCGTGGATCTGGGTCCCGCCGGCTGAAGTCAGTTCGATGCGGGCACCAATACCGTCTAAGTTACTGGTTACGCCTTCAAGATCGACAATAAGCCAGTTGTTAGAACCGCTGTTGTCATTTCTCCAGAGTTTTACGTCGCCAGCATAGTTGACGTAGAACATGTCAGGGTCCCCATCCTGGTCATAGTCGCCATAAATGCTAACGCGGCCGCGGCCGGTGTCATTCACACCCTGTGCAACTGATACATCAGTAAATGTGAAAGCAGGACCGTCGCTCTCCCATAGTTTGGCTTCGATCAAAGCAGAGGCGTCATTTACAGAGCCGGCAGCCATGAAGAGATCGAGGAAACCATCGAGGTTGTAGTCGAAGAAGTTTGCACCCCAGGAGAAGTTCAGCGTGTTAACGCCAGCTGCATCCGTAACGTCGGTAAATCCGGTTGCGCTGTTGGCAAGCAGGATTGTGCCGGCGCGGTTCGGATCCGTACCACCTGGAGCTGTACCGTTATCGGTGTAGAACAGGTCCATGAAGCCGTTGCGGTCGTAGTCACCTACTGCAACGCCCATACCGTTCTGGCACCAGTTGCCATTAACTGTGCTGGCAACTTCAGTAAACGTCCAATCGGTCACACCATCGGTGCCACCGTCGTTCCGCCAGAGATCCATCGCACCTGAGCCGTCAAATCCACAGTCGCGGATCAGGTAGATGTCGAGGTCACCATCGTTGTCGAAGTCTGTCCATGAGCCAATGAAGCTCGCGTTTTCACGCTCTGAGCTACCCAGCATGTCGTCAGATACATCTGTAAAGCTAAAGCTTCCGTCGTTATGGAATAAGTAGTCTTGATCTTTTGTTTTGTCGTCAACTACGCCATACCCAGCAACAGGTGTGTGATTTGCAACGTAGAGGTCGAGTAGACCGTCGCCGTCATAGTCACCTACGGAAGCAGAAGTACCGCGTCGTGCACCTGAAGACTCAAGTCCAGAACCCGTGGTTACGTCTGTAAACGTCCCGTCACAGTTGTTTTGAAAGATTACATCTTCATTGCTATTCGCGAGATAAAGGTCTTTGCAGCCATCATTGTTGAAGTCTGCAGCTACGACGCCGGCACCGTCGTGTGATGCGTCTTGGACGCCGGCTGTTGCTGCGACATCGGTAAATGTGCCGCCATTGTTTTCGTACAGGAAGTTAGCGCCTAAACGCATCGTCATGTACAAGTCGAGGTCACCATCCTGGTCATAATCGAACCAGGCAGCGCCGGCACCAACCCCCATGTCGGAAGGATTCCCGTCATGTGGCGTCGTGATGCCCGCACCAGCGGTAACATCGACAAATTGAGCGTGTACCTGAGCGGCCGGCAGTAATGCGAATACCAGCAGCGCCAGGACACAGGAAAATATTCTTGTGAAATGAGGCATGTACGTCACCAAACGTGTGCTTGCAGTTTATTGTGGATACGCTTCTTGGTGGGAGGACTTCTCGGGAACAGGAGAAAGAAGCCCCCTAAGAAAGCAACAGGATGGGCGCTATTTGTCATCCACAGGTGAAGGGGGTGTTTATCTCTGGCGCGGATATTCAGAGACATGGCATGCTGAAGCGCAGCCAATTGATAGCCATTCGTACTACATCACTATGCGCCAATCTGCCCGTGTCGATAAGCCATTTACCTATTAAGGCGCGCAAACATAAAGGGACGTGTTAATCCTTGCATGGCAAAAAGTGGTATTTTTGCATGCATGAGGGTAGTTTTCAAGGCTGGTTAGTTGTTTTCACATGCCTTGAAAAAGGGTGTTTAAACCGGTACAAAAAAGAGGAAGGAGTTTGTTGAAACTGTTTTCAAATTGTGGCGGCTTGCCCAGCACAGGCGTGCGCCAAATTGTGAAGAACTTGTGTACTGATTGATAGCCCGTTACCCGAAAAATCATAGCTGATTTTCCCGCAGAAACAGTTGCCTTTCACACAGTCGAGCGCCGGCTGTATAGAACCTGGAGGTGTCCTTTTACACAGCTTACTTCAGTAACCTGAATGACCTCAAATTATGCAAGCAGATCCGGCGCACACTGTGGGTA
This sequence is a window from Bacteroidota bacterium. Protein-coding genes within it:
- a CDS encoding FG-GAP-like repeat-containing protein → MPHFTRIFSCVLALLVFALLPAAQVHAQFVDVTAGAGITTPHDGNPSDMGVGAGAAWFDYDQDGDLDLYMTMRLGANFLYENNGGTFTDVAATAGVQDASHDGAGVVAADFNNDGCKDLYLANSNEDVIFQNNCDGTFTDVTTGSGLESSGARRGTSASVGDYDGDGLLDLYVANHTPVAGYGVVDDKTKDQDYLFHNDGSFSFTDVSDDMLGSSERENASFIGSWTDFDNDGDLDIYLIRDCGFDGSGAMDLWRNDGGTDGVTDWTFTEVASTVNGNWCQNGMGVAVGDYDRNGFMDLFYTDNGTAPGGTDPNRAGTILLANSATGFTDVTDAAGVNTLNFSWGANFFDYNLDGFLDLFMAAGSVNDASALIEAKLWESDGPAFTFTDVSVAQGVNDTGRGRVSIYGDYDQDGDPDMFYVNYAGDVKLWRNDNSGSNNWLIVDLEGVTSNLDGIGARIELTSAGGTQIHETRSGSSLGGGDDTGAYFGVGSDEEIASITVTWPSGTVQTLNNVGVNQRMNIVEAAGTTDFLFTNMASVLGAEVTHGGATDGDMPIGTGSAWFDYDNDGDLDLYMTNREGSNWLFQNNAGSFTDVATSAGVEDASGTGAGVAVADYNNDGCVDIYLANTHSDVLYENNCNGTFTDITTGSGLEITEDRRGTSASWGDYDQDGLLDLYVAHHMPAPAATFTGDSEQDYVFHNNGDGTFTDVSDELLGLDRIGRGFIAGWTDYDNDGDLDIFTVRDCPFGANSGPMRLYRNDGGTDPVTDWTMTQVAETAGADWCQNGMGLAVGDYNRDGNMDLFFTDNGATTTEYPASPKRVGAVLLQGDGAGGFIETTDVADVDNNKFSWGANFFDYDNDMFQDLYMVAGAMDPAVALENALWQNDGDGTFTDVSLASGMDDPLNTRTSAFADYDDDGDIDMFVVNYGQQSKLFRNNLSTSNNWMAIDLQGVASNRDGIGARVEVETPDGVTQHYEIRSGSSLGAGDDQAAYFGLGLNGSVTSVTIKWPSGITQVETGLGINQRHLVIEDVAPPAALFSDVTAAAGVNLAHDGGAVADMGMGTGAAWFDYDNDGDQDLYVTMRTGANFLYQNNGGSFTDVAAAAGVQDATNDGAGVAVADFDNDGDKDLFLANGDNDVLYRNNGDGTFTDITSGSGLESSEERRGTTASWGDYNQDGFVDLYVANHMNIAANTATGATEQIKAQDYIYHNDGDGTFTDVSDMLMGTTREGMGFIGGWTDYDADGDLDVFVVHDCPFDGTSPQQVYRNDGGTDGVTDWTFTEVAGTINADWCQNGMGLAVGDYDRDGDFDLFISDNGNDGTIPVGQMGRAGTVLLRNDGGTFTDATDIAGVSSLNWSWGANFFDYDNDGFQDLYLAAGAMNSDTEVVESVLWNNDGDATFTDVSASSGGLNDPTRTRTSVYSDYDQDGDLDMFIVNYAGDTKLYENNDNGLNNWIAFDLEGVSSNRDGIGSRLELLTSDGVTQYYETRSGSSLGGGDDLGAHFGIGSATSITSLTITWPSGIVQVETGLGMNQRHLIVESGIAGGVLTVDPASVDFGQINEGSSSAPQTMTLNNVGSADLDVTAVTITGTDAGDFSHTFAGGPLTIAAGGQSTFDVTFSPMATAAPAMMLPEGVLYRVNAGGSLVDDWEEDTDAVPSTYLLAGSTNIETDSPTPTLDASVPAGTPTDLFTTMRLDANQPEPFMEWDFPVAVGEEYQVRLFFVEMSRCSAGNRVFDVEIEGTLVQDNFDVFAEAGNACNVGIMREYTITATDANLDINFPLENGKPSVLAGIEILGSDGTTTDPRAAQLMIEHDGENPTVNVDLSGESVTTGGGVSVLTVDPVSIDFGQVGEGSSSAPSTVTLTNTGVASVDVSSIDVTGTDAGDFSHDFIAPVTIAGGSTSTFDVTFSPTASAGPEMLLPEGVLFRVNAGGSLVDDWEEDSATTPSAYLLAGSSNIETDSPTPTLDASVPAGTPVDLFTAMRLDADQPEPYMEWDFPVTAGEEIEIRLFFVEMSRCSVGNRVFDIEVEGTTVLEDLDIFTEAGSACNVGIMRSFIVTPLDANLDINFPLENGKPSALAAIEIVGSSGVSTSMREGQLVINNTGLNPVLNVDLAGEATAASGATLIATPTDIDFGQVNEGSASAPMTITLTNNSAEDIDVTAVSITGTDASDFSHDLTAPVTVAASSVGSFDVTFTPAPVTGPEILAPGDVLYRVNAGGGNVDDWEKDSQASPSVYIVPGCCNTESEPVTATADATVPAGTPLDIFESKRKDANQPEPYMEWAFPVTAGTTYEVNLYFVELSRCAVGSRTFDVEIEGVTELSGFDVYAEAGNACNVGTMRSFNVTPADASIDLSFPLANGKPSIVAAIEIIEAITSAPSIRTGQVNIEHTGSNGTQIVQLTGEATENPAGAPVAAFSEVAADLTVTFTDESTDDGTIVSWAWDFGDGNSSTDQNPVHVYAAYGTYNVSLTVTDDLANTNTVAHDVLVADPNATGPFIEENGLVVMEVENFDTNTDNGGHMWISSTSEADFSGAGAMVADPNTGTLIKKNGVSGSPHMTYEVDITNTGSYVVWVRMFAATTDDNSVHVGLAGNPSASKMETLTVGSWVWTNVNTKGAVQSLGITSAGTNTIDIWMREDGTMIDKILLTQDGSFVPSGQGPAESPRGGAATAAKFGQDMLSIDNVVDLPTEFALKSNYPNPFNPTTNIAFDIPEATDVRLEVYDMMGRRVATLINGSLDAGRYEAVWNARSDSGSMVASGVYIYRLRAGSFESVKQMVLMK